One genomic region from Phragmites australis chromosome 1, lpPhrAust1.1, whole genome shotgun sequence encodes:
- the LOC133921071 gene encoding uncharacterized protein LOC133921071 — protein MASIQQQHEEGDVMEVLEIDDNLLVELLDASVAGADQPEEAAGRQLGFTADLGGGWVDSQELNNSIHPHQDCEDCVLDGILSDFEGCRCSRSPAPYPYAVFDDVDDIVEWAETAEAALGPFTGECMGEWYMDGMAMEWDEDGGSGFSFEPCYGGEAGTEQAYCGPLWE, from the coding sequence ATGGCCAGCATCCAGCAGCAGCACGAAGAAGGAGACGTCATGGAGGTGCTGGAGATCGACGACAACTTGCTCGTCGAGCTCCTGGACGCGTCCGTCGCCGGCGCCGACCAGCCCGAGGAGGCAGCAGGCCGGCAGCTCGGCTTCACGGCCGACCTCGGCGGCGGCTGGGTCGACAGCCAAGAACTGAACAACTCTATCCACCCGCACCAGGACTGCGAGGACTGCGTCCTCGATGGCATCCTATCCGACTTCGAGGGATGCAGGTGCTCACGATCCCCGGCGCCGTACCCGTACGCCGTCTTTGACGACGTCGACGACATCGTGGAGTGGGCGGAGACGGCCGAGGCCGCACTGGGCCCGTTCACCGGCGAGTGCATGGGGGAGTGGTACATGGACGGCATGGCCATGGAGTGGGACGAGGACGGGGGAAGCGGCTTCTCGTTTGAGCCCTGCTACGGCGGCGAGGCTGGCACGGAGCAAGCGTACTGCGGCCCGTTGTGGGAGTGA